In the Marinobacter sp. Arc7-DN-1 genome, CATGGCCGCACTGCAGGAGCGTCAAAAGAAGATCGCTGACGGACTGGCTGCCTCAGACCGCGCTTCGCGCGATCTGGAACTGGCTCAGGAAAAGTCAGCTCAGGAACTGCGTGAAGCCAAGCAGCAAGCTGCTGGTCTGATTGAACAGGCCAACAAGCGTGCGGCCCAGATTGTGGAAGCCTCCAAGGATGACGCCCGCAAGGAAGGCCAGAAGTTGGTTGAGCAGGCCAAGGCCGAAATTGAGCAGGAGCGGAATCAGGCCCGTGACGCGCTGCGTGCAGAAGTTGCCGCTATTGCTGTCGCCGGTGCTGAGAAGATCCTGGAAACCTCTGTCGATGCCTCCAAGCACAACGAGATGTTGGACAAACTGGCGGCAGAACTTTAAACGACGAGGTTCATCATGGCAGAACTGAGAACGCTGGCCCGTCCATACGCAAAGGCAGCATTTTCTGCCGCTCAGGAGCATAAGCAGCTGGCTGAGTGGTCACAGGTGCTGACGGTTGCCGGACAGGTCACCGCGAACAAAGACATTCGACAGCTTCTCGCGAATCCGGGTCTCGAAGAGCAGAAGAAGGCGGAGTTGATTCTGGAGGTCGCCGAAGAAGGCGTCACCGAACAGGTCCGGAACTTTTTCGCTGTACTGGCTGAAAACCGCCGGCTGACTCTTCTTCCTGAGATTGCAGCGCTCTTCAACATGTACCGGGCTGATCTGGAGCGCACTGTTGATATCGAAGTTACCGCGGCTTTCGAGCTGACGGACGAACAGCAACAGAAGCTCGCCCAGGCACTCTCGAAGAAACTCGAGCGGCAAGTGTCACTCGCAGCGTCACTGGACAAGTCTCTGATTGGCGGCGTGATTATTCGCACCGGTGATCTGGTCATTGACGCTTCTGTACGCGGAAAGCTGACCAAGCTGGCCGACGCTCTGGGCTCCTGATTTCAGCACAAGGTTTGAGGATATTGGCATGCAGCAACTGAATCCATCCGAGATCAGTGACATCATCAAGAAGAGAATCGAGAAACTCGACATCTCTTCCGAAGCAAAGAACGAAGGTACGATCCTGTCGGTTTCCGACGGTATCGTGCTGATCCACGGTCTTGCCGACGTTATGTACGGTGAGATGATTGAATTTGCCAACGGCACCTTCGGTATGGCTCTGAACCTGGAGCGTGATTCCGTTGGTGCGGTTGTGCTGGGCGACTACGAAGATCTGGCCGAAGGCCAGAAAGTTCGTTGCACCGGCCGCATCCTGGAAGTACCGGTTGGTCCGGAACTGATGGGCCGCGTTGTCGACTCTCTGGGTAACCCGATTGACGGCAAGGGCGACCTCGGTACCGACCTGACCTCTCCGGTTGAAAAGGTGGCACCGGGCGTTATCGCACGTCAGTCCGTTGACGAGCCGGTCCAGACCGGTCTGAAAGCAATCGACACCATGGTGCCGATCGGCCGCGGCCAGCGTGAGCTGATCATCGGTGACCGCCAGATCGGTAAGACCGCGGTGGCCATCGACGCGATCATCAACCAGAAAGACACCGGCATCAAGTGTATCTACGTTGCCGTTGGCCAGAAGCAGTCTTCCATCGCCGCGGTTGTGCGCAAGCTGGAAGAGCACGGTGCCATGGACCACACCATCGTGGTTGCCGCCGGCGCCGCGGATCCTGCAGCGATGCAGTTCCTGGCTCCGTACTCCGGTACGTCCATGGGTGAATACTTCCGTGACCGTGGCGAAGACGCCCTGATCATCTATGATGATCTGTCCAAGCAGGCCGTGGCTTATCGCCAGATTTCCCTGCTGCTGCGTCGTCCGCCAGGCCGTGAAGCCTACCCGGGTGACGTATTCTACCTGCACTCGCGTCTGCTGGAGCGTGCGTCCCGTGTTAACGCGGATTACGTTGAGCAACTGACCAACGGTGAAGTGAAAGGCAAAACCGGTTCCCTGACCGCTCTGCCGATCATCGAAACCCAGGCCGGTGACGTTTCCGCGTTCGTACCGACCAACGTAATCTCCATTACCGACGGCCAGATCTTCCTGGAAACCAACCTGTTCAACTCCGGTATCCGTCCGGCGATGAACGCCGGTATCTCCGTATCCCGGGTAGGTGGTTCCGCCCAGACCAAGATCATGAAGAAGCTTGGCGGTAACATCCGTCTGGCCCTGGCCCAGTATCGTGAACTGGCCGCTTTCGCCCAGTTTGCTTCCGATCTTGACGAAGCAACACGGCAGCAGCTTGAGCACGGTCAGCGGGTAACGGAACTCATGAAACAGAACCAGTACAGCCCGATGTCCGTGGCTGAAATGGGTACGGTTCTGTTTGCAGCCAACGAAGGCTTCCTGGACGACGTTGATGTCGACAAGGTAGTGAAGTTTGAAGCGCAGATGCTCGACTGGATGCGCTCCGAGCAGAAAGACCTCCTCGACAAGATCAACGAGAAAGGCGATTACAACGACGAAATCGCTGCCGGCCTCAAAGCTGCACTTGAGAAATTCAAGACCACTCAGAGCTGGTAAGAAAACGGGCCTGCGGCGTGTGTCGCGGGCCGCTTTTCATAGCAACGAGTGTCTAACTTGAGAAGGCAGTGAGTTATGGCCGTCGGCAAAGAAATACGTAACCAGATTTCAAGCATCAAGAGCACGCAGAAAATCACCAGCGCCATGGAAATGGTGGCTGCGAGTAAGATGCGCAAGGCTCAGGAACGCATGCAGGCGACTCGCCCGTATGCCGACAAGATGCGTCAGGTGATCGGGCACATTGCCAAGGCGAACGCTCAGTACAAGCACCCGTTCATGCTCGAGCGCGACGTTAAGCGCGTGGGCTATATCGTGGTGTCAACTGATCGTGGCCTCTGCGGTGGTCTGAACATCAACCTGTTCAAAGCGCTTGTCCGTGAAATGAAAGCGTGGAAAGAAAAAGGAGTGGAAACCGATCTGTGCGCCATCGGGCAGAAAGGGGCTTCCTTTTTCCGGAGCTATGGCGGTAATGTCATTGCGGCATTGACCCACCTGGGTGACAGCCCGAGCTCTGAAAAACTCATCGGCAACGTCAAGGTCATGCTGGATTCGTTCTCCGAGGGCAAGATTGATCGCCTGTACGTGGTGAGCAACGAATTCGTCAACACCATGACCCAAAGCCCGAAGGTACAGCAGCTTCTGCCCCTGCCTCCGAGCGAAGACGAAGAAGAGATCAAGAACCAGTGGGATTATCTCTACGAGCCCGATGCCAGGCAGATCCTCGATGGCCTTCTGCCACGTTTTATTGAATCCCAGGTGTACCAGGGTGTGGTAGAAAATCTGGCATGTGAACAGGCAGCCCGGATGATCGCCATGAAGAGCGCAACTGATAACGCCGGTAGCATTATCGACGAACTTCAGCTGGCTTATAACAAGGCGCGTCAGGCAGCCATTACCCAAGAGATATCGGAGATTGTGAGCGGCGCCGCTTCGGTCTGATCCGGCCCACAATCCAACTGGTTTTATTGACTATCAAGATAACGAGGAACCGAGCATGAGTAGCGGACAAATCGTTCAGATCATTGGCGCGGTTATCGACGTGGAATTCCCACGTGACTCCGTACCCAAAGTATATGACGCACTGCTGCTTGAAGGTGGCGAAACAACTCTGGAAGTCCAGCAGCAGCTGGGTGACGGCATTGTACGTACCATCGCCATGGGCAGCACCGAAGGCCTGAAGCGTGGCCTGAAAGCAGAAAACACCGGTAAGGCAATCTCGGTACCGGTCGGTACCAAGACCCTTGGTCGTATTATGGATGTTCTGGGTCGTCCCATTGACGAAGCCGGCGAGATCGGCGAAGACGAACGCTGGGCCATTCACCGCAAGGCACCGAGCTATGCAGACCAGGCCGCTTCGGCTGACCTGCTGGAAACCGGTATCAAGGTTATCGATCTGATCTGCCCGTTCGCCAAGGGTGGTAAGGTTGGCCTGTTCGGTGGTGCCGGTGTTGGTAAAACCGTAAACATGATGGAGCTGATCAACAACATCGCGAAAGAGCACTCCGGTCTCTCCGTATTCGCGGGTGTGGGTGAGCGGACCCGGGAAGGTAACGACTTCTATTATGAAATGAAGGAGTCTAACGTTCTCGACAAGGTTGCCATGGTCTACGGTCAGATGAACGAGCCTCCCGGAAACCGTCTGCGTGTGGCCCTGACCGGTCTGACCATCGCTGAGAAGTTCCGTGACGAAGGTCGTGACGTACTGTTGTTCGTTGACAACATCTACCGTTACACCCTGGCCGGTACCGAGGTATCGGCACTGCTGGGCCGTATGCCTTCCGCGGTAGGTTATCAGCCGACGCTGGCCCAGGAAATGGGTGAGCTGCAGGAACGGATTACCTCCACCAAGAACGGCTCTATCACCTCTATCCAGGCGGTCTACGTACCGGCGGATGACCTGACGGACCCGTCGCCTGCGACCACCTTCTCGCACCTCGATGCGACCGTGGTACTGAGCCGTGACATCGCTTCAAAGGGTATCTACCCGGCGATCGATCCCCTGGATTCCACCTCCCGTCAGCTGGATCCGCTGGTGATCGGCCAGGAGCATTACGAAGTGGCCCGTGGCGTGCAGACAAACCTGCAGCGCTACAAGGAGCTGAAAGACATCATCGCCATCCTGGGTATGGACGAACTGTCAGAAGAAGACAAGCTGACCGTTGCCCGTGCCCGTAAGATCGAGCGTTTTCTGTCCCAGCCGTTCCACGTTGCTGAAGTCTTCACCGGTTCGCCTGGTAAGTACGTTTCCCTCAAGGAAACCATCAGCAGCTTTAAGGGCATCCTGAATGGCGACTATGACGAATTGCCCGAGCAGGCGTTCTACATGGTTGGTACTATTGAGGAAGCGGTCGAGAAAGCGAAGGAAATGAAGAGCAAGGCAAAGAGTTAATCTGAGCCGAAGCACTTGTTTCCGGATCGATCAAAGAGGCAACTGACATGGGTATGACCGTGCATTGTGATGTGGTAAGTGCCGAAACAAAGATCTATTCCGGATTGGTTGAAATGCTGATCGCTGCGGGCTCTGAAGGTGACCTGGGTATTGCCCCGGGTCACACCCCGCTGCTGACCGAGCTGAAGCCGGGTCCCATTCGGATCATCAAGCAGGGCGGTGAAGAAGAGATTCTTTACGTGTCCGGCGGATATCTGGAGGTCCAGCCCAATCTGGTCACTTTGTTGGCGGATACTGCGGTTCGTGCAAAGGATGTGGACGAAGCAGCCGCACTTGAGGCTCAGAAAGAAGCCGAGAAAGCACTTGCCAACAAGACCGGTGAATTCGAGTACTCCCGTGCCGCTGCAGAGCTGGCCGAGGCTGTTGCCCAGCTTCGCACCATCCAGCAGCTGCGTAACAAAATGCGCTAAGCATTTCTGTTTCGGGTGTGCCGAACACCGAAGCCGCATCCTGAGCGGCTGGAAGACCAACGCCCGGCGTTGGGCCTCCGGTCCCGAGGGGTGCGGTTTTTTTATTTTCCGATTCAAGACATTCCATACACCGGGAGCCTGACCATTCCATGAGCCCGTTACACGTTGTCATTCTGGCCGCTGGCCAGGGTTCCAGAATGAAATCCGCCCTGCCCAAGGTTCTCCACCCGGTGGCCGGTCGCCCCATGCTTCATCATGTGATTGCCACGGCCAAACAGCTGGGCGCCGAAAAGATTCACACTGTGATCGGGCATGGTGCCGACAGGGTTAGGGAAACCACCACCGGGGCCTCGGTGAACTGGGTGACCCAGAGTGAGCAGCTGGGTACCGGCCACGCCGTTGCCCAGGCCCTGCCCGATCTTCCGGACGAGGCCAGGGTTCTGGTGCTTTATGGCGATGTCCCGCTTACCCGTCACGATACCCTGGACGCACTGGTTGGCACCCTGGATGACAACACCCTTGGGCTTCTGACGGTGACCATGGACAATCCCCATGGTTACGGCCGCATTGTCCGCGATGCCAATGGCGCGGTGCAGTCCATCGTGGAGCAGAAAGACGCTTCGCCGGAACAGCAACAGATCCGCGAGGTCAACACAGGCATTCTTGCGGTTTCGGCGAAGCATCTGAAAACCTGGCTGCCGGCGCTGTCCAACAGCAATGCCCAGGGCGAGTACTACCTGACCGATATTATTGCCATGGCGGTGGAGCAGGGCCTGAACGTTTCGGTTTCCCAGCCCAAGGACCCCTACGAGGTACAGGGCGTCAACAACCGCCTTCAGCTGGCTGAACTCGAGCGCTGGTTCCAGCGTAGGGAGGCAGACCGGTTGATGGCCGAAGGCGCCACTTTGGCTGATCCGGCGCGGGTTGATGTGCGCGGAGAGCTGACCATCGGCAACGATCTGTGGATTGATGTGAATGTGGTTTTTGAGGGCAGGGTCACATTGGGCAGCAACGTGTCGATCGGGCCCGGCTGTGTGATCAAGGATGCCACCATCGCTGAGGGCGCTGAAATCAGGGCCAACAGCGTGATTGAAGGTGCTACGATCGGTGCCAACGCCCAGGTCGGGCCATTTGCCCGTATTCGTCCCGGCACTGAACTGGCCGCCAACACCAAGGTGGGAAATTTCGTTGAAACCAAAAAGGCCGTGGTCGGCGAGGGCAGCAAGATCAACCACTTGAGCTACGTGGGCGATGCCTCACTGGGCCGTAATGTGAATGTGGGTGCAGGAACCATCACCTGTAATTATGATGGTGTGAACAAGTACCGGACCGTGA is a window encoding:
- a CDS encoding F0F1 ATP synthase subunit epsilon, which encodes MGMTVHCDVVSAETKIYSGLVEMLIAAGSEGDLGIAPGHTPLLTELKPGPIRIIKQGGEEEILYVSGGYLEVQPNLVTLLADTAVRAKDVDEAAALEAQKEAEKALANKTGEFEYSRAAAELAEAVAQLRTIQQLRNKMR
- the glmU gene encoding bifunctional UDP-N-acetylglucosamine diphosphorylase/glucosamine-1-phosphate N-acetyltransferase GlmU; its protein translation is MSPLHVVILAAGQGSRMKSALPKVLHPVAGRPMLHHVIATAKQLGAEKIHTVIGHGADRVRETTTGASVNWVTQSEQLGTGHAVAQALPDLPDEARVLVLYGDVPLTRHDTLDALVGTLDDNTLGLLTVTMDNPHGYGRIVRDANGAVQSIVEQKDASPEQQQIREVNTGILAVSAKHLKTWLPALSNSNAQGEYYLTDIIAMAVEQGLNVSVSQPKDPYEVQGVNNRLQLAELERWFQRREADRLMAEGATLADPARVDVRGELTIGNDLWIDVNVVFEGRVTLGSNVSIGPGCVIKDATIAEGAEIRANSVIEGATIGANAQVGPFARIRPGTELAANTKVGNFVETKKAVVGEGSKINHLSYVGDASLGRNVNVGAGTITCNYDGVNKYRTVIGDGVFVGSNTSLVAPVTVAADATIGAGSTITRDVADSELAVARGRQRNISGWEKPKKH
- the atpD gene encoding F0F1 ATP synthase subunit beta, whose product is MSSGQIVQIIGAVIDVEFPRDSVPKVYDALLLEGGETTLEVQQQLGDGIVRTIAMGSTEGLKRGLKAENTGKAISVPVGTKTLGRIMDVLGRPIDEAGEIGEDERWAIHRKAPSYADQAASADLLETGIKVIDLICPFAKGGKVGLFGGAGVGKTVNMMELINNIAKEHSGLSVFAGVGERTREGNDFYYEMKESNVLDKVAMVYGQMNEPPGNRLRVALTGLTIAEKFRDEGRDVLLFVDNIYRYTLAGTEVSALLGRMPSAVGYQPTLAQEMGELQERITSTKNGSITSIQAVYVPADDLTDPSPATTFSHLDATVVLSRDIASKGIYPAIDPLDSTSRQLDPLVIGQEHYEVARGVQTNLQRYKELKDIIAILGMDELSEEDKLTVARARKIERFLSQPFHVAEVFTGSPGKYVSLKETISSFKGILNGDYDELPEQAFYMVGTIEEAVEKAKEMKSKAKS
- a CDS encoding F0F1 ATP synthase subunit delta, with amino-acid sequence MAELRTLARPYAKAAFSAAQEHKQLAEWSQVLTVAGQVTANKDIRQLLANPGLEEQKKAELILEVAEEGVTEQVRNFFAVLAENRRLTLLPEIAALFNMYRADLERTVDIEVTAAFELTDEQQQKLAQALSKKLERQVSLAASLDKSLIGGVIIRTGDLVIDASVRGKLTKLADALGS
- the atpA gene encoding F0F1 ATP synthase subunit alpha codes for the protein MQQLNPSEISDIIKKRIEKLDISSEAKNEGTILSVSDGIVLIHGLADVMYGEMIEFANGTFGMALNLERDSVGAVVLGDYEDLAEGQKVRCTGRILEVPVGPELMGRVVDSLGNPIDGKGDLGTDLTSPVEKVAPGVIARQSVDEPVQTGLKAIDTMVPIGRGQRELIIGDRQIGKTAVAIDAIINQKDTGIKCIYVAVGQKQSSIAAVVRKLEEHGAMDHTIVVAAGAADPAAMQFLAPYSGTSMGEYFRDRGEDALIIYDDLSKQAVAYRQISLLLRRPPGREAYPGDVFYLHSRLLERASRVNADYVEQLTNGEVKGKTGSLTALPIIETQAGDVSAFVPTNVISITDGQIFLETNLFNSGIRPAMNAGISVSRVGGSAQTKIMKKLGGNIRLALAQYRELAAFAQFASDLDEATRQQLEHGQRVTELMKQNQYSPMSVAEMGTVLFAANEGFLDDVDVDKVVKFEAQMLDWMRSEQKDLLDKINEKGDYNDEIAAGLKAALEKFKTTQSW
- the atpG gene encoding F0F1 ATP synthase subunit gamma; this translates as MAVGKEIRNQISSIKSTQKITSAMEMVAASKMRKAQERMQATRPYADKMRQVIGHIAKANAQYKHPFMLERDVKRVGYIVVSTDRGLCGGLNINLFKALVREMKAWKEKGVETDLCAIGQKGASFFRSYGGNVIAALTHLGDSPSSEKLIGNVKVMLDSFSEGKIDRLYVVSNEFVNTMTQSPKVQQLLPLPPSEDEEEIKNQWDYLYEPDARQILDGLLPRFIESQVYQGVVENLACEQAARMIAMKSATDNAGSIIDELQLAYNKARQAAITQEISEIVSGAASV
- a CDS encoding F0F1 ATP synthase subunit B, producing the protein MNINLTMIGQAIAFFIFVVFCMKYVWPPIMAALQERQKKIADGLAASDRASRDLELAQEKSAQELREAKQQAAGLIEQANKRAAQIVEASKDDARKEGQKLVEQAKAEIEQERNQARDALRAEVAAIAVAGAEKILETSVDASKHNEMLDKLAAEL